Proteins encoded together in one Vulcanisaeta thermophila window:
- the cmk gene encoding (d)CMP kinase, translating to MGVVAISGQAASGKTTVARELASRLNYRFVSIGELFRKIAIERGVSLIELHRIAERDFSIDRSVDNACIEEARRGNVVIEGHLAAWILKDIADVKIYLKADVDARARRLASRDGRTYEEALNEIRTREESNRRRYMMIYGIDINDLSIFNLVIDTTYLGINDVVNIVYTYVVNTLRARNRF from the coding sequence ATGGGGGTTGTGGCAATTAGCGGCCAAGCAGCCAGTGGTAAAACCACGGTGGCCAGGGAATTGGCTTCACGACTGAACTATAGGTTTGTATCCATAGGCGAGTTATTCAGGAAAATAGCCATAGAAAGGGGGGTCTCACTCATAGAGCTACATAGAATCGCCGAGAGGGACTTTAGCATTGATAGGTCCGTGGATAATGCATGCATTGAGGAGGCCAGGAGGGGTAACGTGGTCATTGAAGGGCACTTGGCAGCGTGGATTCTTAAGGATATTGCGGATGTAAAGATTTACTTAAAGGCTGATGTGGATGCCAGGGCCAGGAGATTGGCGAGTAGGGATGGTAGGACTTACGAGGAGGCGCTGAATGAGATTAGGACTAGGGAGGAGTCTAATAGGAGGAGGTACATGATGATTTACGGCATAGACATTAACGACCTCTCGATATTTAACCTGGTAATTGACACCACCTACTTAGGCATTAACGATGTGGTGAATATTGTCTATACCTACGTGGTGAACACCCTGAGGGCTAGGAATCGTTTTTAA
- a CDS encoding TatD family hydrolase yields the protein MNSEELPICDNHAHANAVIGMGPRELARRFRREGGKFIVMVSLLTWSLGLNPGSMDDVRKLYDYTIEAARVINEEGIKSVAVVGLHPAEGFELIKRGWSLGDVEDFMRKAIDLAGKYVSEGKAVGIGEVGRPHWEVDERIMDFFNGIIKYALGVARDVDGVVHLHLERNGLATTQSIIGIAREVNIKPYRVIMHHAQPVSIDLAFNNGLMPSIPMGRRGEFEEAVKHGPRFLVESDFIDDPRRPGAVIPPWTLARKLRNYVSNGLINRDFLVSMCHDNILKVYGINIT from the coding sequence GTGAACAGTGAGGAATTACCCATATGCGACAACCACGCACACGCCAACGCAGTAATTGGTATGGGGCCCAGGGAGTTGGCCAGGAGGTTTAGGAGGGAGGGTGGTAAATTCATAGTCATGGTCTCACTACTAACCTGGAGCCTTGGTCTAAACCCCGGCAGTATGGATGACGTAAGGAAACTCTATGACTACACCATAGAGGCTGCGAGGGTGATTAATGAGGAGGGCATTAAGTCCGTGGCCGTCGTGGGGCTCCACCCAGCCGAGGGCTTCGAGCTAATTAAGCGTGGTTGGTCCCTCGGGGATGTGGAGGACTTCATGAGGAAGGCCATAGACCTGGCGGGTAAGTACGTTAGTGAGGGCAAGGCAGTGGGTATTGGTGAGGTGGGGCGCCCACATTGGGAGGTTGATGAGAGGATCATGGACTTCTTCAACGGAATAATAAAGTACGCATTGGGCGTTGCCAGGGATGTTGATGGGGTTGTCCACCTACACCTAGAAAGAAATGGCCTAGCCACCACCCAGTCAATCATAGGCATTGCCAGGGAGGTTAACATAAAGCCCTACAGGGTCATAATGCACCACGCACAACCAGTGAGTATTGACTTAGCCTTTAACAATGGGTTAATGCCCTCAATACCCATGGGGCGTAGAGGTGAGTTTGAGGAGGCGGTTAAGCATGGACCAAGGTTCCTCGTGGAGAGCGACTTCATAGATGATCCCAGGAGGCCAGGGGCCGTTATCCCACCCTGGACCCTGGCTAGGAAGCTTAGGAATTACGTTAGTAATGGCTTAATAAACAGGGACTTCCTGGTGAGCATGTGCCACGACAACATACTCAAGGTTTATGGAATAAACATAACATAA
- the leuS gene encoding leucine--tRNA ligase has protein sequence MSRGVSKSEELYGDFLRELREIERKWQREWYERGIFNAEPDPSRPKYFITVPYPYVSGPPHIGHGRTFTIGDIIARYKRARGYNVLFPIAWHITGTPIQSVADRIMRGDPEDIKLYSWYVSLYVSDENKVKEILESFKDPWNIAKFFASVYANDFKAMGYSMDFRRQFTTGDPDYNAFIIWQYYKLREKGYITQGSHVVLYSPDEGQAVGEHDIRGGDEITIDILEFNLVKFKIEGENRYLVAATLRPETIYGITNVWVNPSIKYVVARVNNEEWIISRPAAWKLSYQGYKVKVVGEVSGEELVGRFVMAPLINRRVPVLPASFVDENTGTGVVYSVPAHAPYDYVALMDLKNDEKTLSRYGIRDLVKDLEPISIIKLPNYGKYPAKDVVERLGIKNQGDKDKLDEATRIVYREEFYNGVMNNNTLFPGMKVEEARKRTIDELMKVNAWGRIYEVEPRNVYTRSGNPIIAAVIKDQWFLNYGNPEWKEKAFKCLNSMRIIPERYRKNFEDTFHWLSMRPCARKRGLGTRLPWDPEWIIESLSDSTIYMAYYTVAHKIKSSPLAKELGDFARRVIETRGGDSEALNAIMSFFDYVFLGIGKASDVAKIFNVSEDLINDLRREFTYWYPVDERHSGPDLISSHLSFFIFHHVGIFPEEYWPRAITFNEFVIREGMKMSRSLGNVLPLPDIPRHYSSDLARLYIASAADLETTLDWREDDVANTASRLQRFWVIANDIIRRGKPSGVGGLSFISRWLLSRVNKVIVEATEDMERENIRAYALGAFFGLLSAVERYLEVASVSGVGQDEINWVTWYVLERWVKLIQPLIPHIAEELWHRMGNETFVSLEPWPEADKSLINEEVDVAINLVDRVISDIQEILRVTNIKPKTVHLYVGPPIEYYEIVKEASRLINEGKTMGEAIRSIISEPRFRRMSNVVANLVSKYIDGTIPRNIISRDVEIRVFEEMRRYIAYKVNAEVVIQDATKPTYDPENRARNALPGRPAIYIEKQ, from the coding sequence ATGAGTAGAGGTGTGTCAAAGTCGGAGGAGCTGTATGGCGACTTTCTTAGGGAGTTAAGGGAGATTGAACGTAAATGGCAAAGGGAATGGTACGAAAGAGGGATCTTCAACGCAGAGCCTGACCCATCCAGACCGAAGTACTTCATAACGGTGCCATACCCCTACGTATCAGGGCCTCCCCACATCGGTCATGGCAGGACATTCACCATAGGTGATATAATAGCCAGGTACAAGAGGGCCAGGGGTTACAACGTACTATTCCCCATAGCATGGCACATAACGGGAACACCAATACAGTCAGTGGCCGATAGGATAATGAGGGGGGATCCCGAGGATATAAAGTTGTACTCATGGTACGTGAGCCTGTACGTAAGTGATGAGAATAAGGTTAAGGAGATCCTTGAATCCTTCAAGGATCCCTGGAACATAGCCAAGTTCTTCGCCTCAGTCTACGCAAACGACTTTAAGGCCATGGGCTATTCCATGGACTTTAGGAGGCAATTCACCACTGGGGATCCCGATTACAATGCATTCATAATATGGCAATACTACAAACTGAGGGAGAAGGGCTACATAACCCAGGGTAGTCACGTGGTGCTTTACTCCCCAGATGAGGGGCAGGCCGTGGGTGAGCATGATATTAGGGGTGGTGATGAAATAACAATAGACATACTGGAATTCAACCTGGTAAAGTTCAAGATAGAGGGTGAGAATAGGTACCTAGTGGCCGCCACGTTAAGGCCTGAGACCATATATGGAATAACCAATGTCTGGGTTAATCCGTCGATTAAGTACGTAGTGGCCAGGGTTAATAATGAAGAATGGATCATATCCAGGCCCGCGGCTTGGAAGTTGAGTTATCAGGGCTATAAAGTTAAGGTTGTGGGTGAGGTCTCTGGGGAGGAATTGGTGGGTAGGTTCGTGATGGCGCCATTAATAAATAGGAGGGTTCCCGTACTCCCCGCGTCCTTCGTTGATGAGAACACGGGCACAGGGGTTGTTTATAGTGTACCGGCCCACGCACCGTATGATTACGTGGCATTAATGGATCTTAAGAATGATGAAAAGACACTGAGCAGGTATGGAATTAGGGACTTGGTTAAGGATTTAGAGCCCATAAGCATAATCAAACTTCCCAACTATGGCAAGTACCCTGCAAAGGATGTTGTGGAGAGACTGGGCATTAAGAACCAGGGTGACAAGGATAAACTGGACGAAGCCACGAGGATTGTGTATAGGGAGGAATTCTACAACGGCGTTATGAATAATAACACATTATTCCCAGGAATGAAGGTTGAGGAGGCTAGGAAGAGGACTATTGATGAGTTGATGAAGGTGAACGCGTGGGGTAGGATCTACGAGGTGGAGCCCAGGAACGTGTACACGAGGAGTGGGAACCCCATAATCGCCGCCGTGATCAAGGATCAATGGTTCCTCAACTATGGAAACCCCGAGTGGAAGGAGAAGGCCTTCAAATGCCTTAACTCCATGAGGATAATACCCGAGAGGTATAGAAAGAACTTTGAGGACACCTTCCACTGGCTTTCCATGAGGCCATGCGCCAGGAAGAGGGGGCTCGGGACTAGACTGCCCTGGGACCCGGAGTGGATAATAGAGTCCCTGAGCGACTCGACGATATACATGGCCTACTACACCGTGGCCCATAAGATTAAGTCGAGCCCATTGGCCAAGGAGCTCGGGGACTTCGCCAGGAGGGTTATTGAGACCAGGGGTGGGGATTCCGAGGCCCTCAACGCCATAATGAGCTTCTTCGACTATGTATTCCTGGGAATCGGAAAGGCCTCTGATGTGGCTAAGATCTTCAATGTGAGTGAAGATTTAATTAATGATTTAAGGAGGGAATTCACCTACTGGTACCCAGTGGATGAGAGGCACAGTGGGCCAGACCTCATTAGTAGCCACCTTAGCTTCTTCATATTCCACCACGTGGGCATATTCCCCGAGGAGTACTGGCCAAGGGCCATCACATTTAATGAGTTCGTGATTAGGGAGGGTATGAAGATGAGTAGGTCGTTGGGTAATGTGCTGCCCCTGCCCGATATACCTAGGCATTATAGTAGTGATTTAGCGAGGCTTTACATAGCGTCTGCGGCGGATTTAGAAACAACCTTGGATTGGAGGGAGGATGATGTGGCTAATACGGCCAGTAGGTTGCAGAGGTTCTGGGTCATAGCCAATGACATAATAAGGAGGGGTAAACCCAGTGGTGTTGGTGGCTTATCCTTCATTAGTAGGTGGTTGTTATCGAGGGTTAACAAGGTCATTGTGGAGGCCACGGAGGATATGGAGAGGGAGAACATTAGGGCATATGCACTGGGAGCATTCTTTGGTTTATTATCGGCAGTGGAGAGGTACCTGGAGGTGGCATCTGTAAGTGGTGTGGGTCAGGATGAGATTAACTGGGTTACTTGGTACGTGCTAGAGAGGTGGGTTAAGTTAATACAGCCATTGATCCCCCACATAGCCGAAGAACTATGGCACAGGATGGGTAACGAAACCTTCGTATCCCTAGAACCCTGGCCTGAGGCTGATAAGTCATTGATAAATGAGGAGGTGGATGTGGCAATAAACCTCGTTGACAGGGTTATTTCCGATATACAGGAGATACTCAGGGTTACGAACATAAAACCAAAGACAGTGCACCTCTACGTTGGGCCCCCAATCGAGTATTACGAGATCGTTAAGGAGGCATCAAGGTTAATCAATGAGGGTAAGACCATGGGTGAGGCAATTAGGAGCATAATTAGCGAGCCCAGGTTCAGGCGCATGTCCAACGTGGTTGCGAACCTAGTGTCTAAGTACATTGATGGGACCATACCCAGGAATATAATTAGTAGGGATGTGGAGATCAGGGTTTTTGAGGAAATGAGGAGGTACATAGCGTATAAGGTTAATGCAGAGGTTGTGATTCAGGATGCCACAAAACCGACGTATGACCCTGAGAATAGGGCTAGGAATGCACTCCCAGGTAGACCCGCAATATACATTGAAAAACAATGA
- a CDS encoding PD-(D/E)XK nuclease family protein, which produces MARLDKAPRLTLINGEPHLVWGDEVIKVPRLKHGALFLMSGYIGSQLFGCEYKLHLDYSRGRIITRPVIHGMLEHSRQLGVDEEGIGMEPGWNSVLINRGEEGVYFFNEKMKNWIGYADFNKPYVQEVSLVMVRNNVPILGLPDLVINSDGKPYFILELKTTNKPRNLRVLRRQEEFQAISYFHMMRYLNLNPVGVGVLKVLRNGGFRLLNNVDSVIKGVENRRGGDVVKLSSDAVLHVINPGDYEDFIKNVDRAIEYWLGSRNPVPNPNAGLCRVCEHRGICPFARY; this is translated from the coding sequence ATGGCTAGGCTTGATAAGGCGCCAAGGCTTACGCTAATCAATGGGGAACCGCATTTAGTATGGGGTGATGAGGTTATTAAGGTGCCCAGGCTTAAGCATGGCGCATTATTCCTAATGAGCGGTTACATAGGCTCCCAGCTATTTGGTTGCGAGTATAAACTACACCTGGACTACTCAAGGGGCAGGATCATCACGAGGCCCGTCATACACGGCATGCTGGAACACTCAAGGCAGCTGGGCGTGGATGAGGAGGGCATTGGTATGGAGCCTGGTTGGAATTCGGTGCTTATTAATAGGGGTGAGGAGGGTGTTTACTTCTTCAATGAGAAGATGAAGAATTGGATTGGTTACGCGGACTTCAACAAGCCCTATGTTCAGGAGGTTTCCCTGGTCATGGTTAGGAATAACGTGCCCATACTGGGCCTGCCAGACCTGGTGATAAACAGTGATGGTAAGCCATACTTCATACTTGAGCTGAAGACCACGAATAAACCCAGGAACTTAAGGGTGCTAAGGAGGCAGGAGGAGTTTCAGGCAATATCCTACTTCCACATGATGAGGTACCTAAACCTAAACCCAGTGGGCGTTGGCGTGCTTAAGGTGCTCAGGAATGGAGGATTTAGATTACTCAATAATGTGGATAGTGTGATCAAGGGGGTTGAGAATAGGCGGGGTGGTGATGTTGTGAAACTAAGCAGTGATGCAGTGCTTCATGTCATTAACCCCGGTGATTATGAGGACTTCATAAAGAATGTTGATAGGGCGATTGAGTACTGGCTCGGTAGTAGGAACCCAGTGCCCAATCCCAACGCTGGTCTATGCAGGGTTTGTGAGCATAGGGGGATATGCCCCTTTGCCAGGTACTAG
- a CDS encoding glutamine synthetase family protein, with translation MEPIDLWRVLKGAGIKYVKFIIVDINGAPRSEIVPIDMAKDLFIDGMPFDASSVPSYSTVNKSDFVAYVDPRAVYIEYWLDNKVADVFTLISDIGNKPSPLDPRRVLDNILKDAKSKGYEFLMGVEMEHFVVKEENGKPTLADTGIYFDGWNITTLHNYMKEIVAGLAEAGINYTKIHHEVAPSQYEVNIGATDPLRLADQIIYFKIMAKDIAQKYGLRATFMPKPFWGMNGSGAHTHISVWKDGRNLFQSNTGKITEECGYAISSILSNARALSAFVAPLVNSYKRLVPHYEAPTRLVWGYANRSAMIRIPQYKMRINRIEYRHPDPSMNPYLAFATIVLTILKGLDEKKEPPPPTDEVAYELPNAPETPATIEDAVRELSKSFLASALPSELVSAYIRMKLNEWEDYLTKVGSWEKTWNVITDWEYSRYLITA, from the coding sequence ATGGAACCAATAGACCTCTGGAGGGTGTTAAAAGGTGCCGGTATAAAGTATGTTAAGTTCATAATAGTGGACATAAACGGCGCACCAAGGTCTGAGATAGTACCCATAGACATGGCCAAGGACCTCTTCATAGACGGAATGCCCTTCGACGCATCCTCAGTACCATCGTACTCCACCGTGAATAAGAGCGACTTCGTGGCCTATGTGGACCCGAGGGCCGTATATATAGAGTACTGGCTTGATAATAAGGTGGCTGATGTATTCACATTAATATCAGACATAGGCAATAAACCATCACCACTAGACCCAAGGAGAGTCCTGGACAATATACTAAAGGATGCCAAGTCAAAGGGCTATGAGTTCCTCATGGGCGTTGAGATGGAGCACTTCGTGGTTAAGGAGGAGAATGGTAAGCCTACGCTCGCAGACACTGGTATATACTTCGATGGTTGGAACATAACAACGCTCCACAACTACATGAAGGAGATTGTGGCGGGGCTTGCCGAGGCCGGGATTAACTACACGAAGATTCATCACGAAGTTGCGCCAAGCCAGTACGAGGTGAACATAGGGGCCACGGACCCCCTAAGGCTGGCTGACCAGATTATTTACTTTAAAATAATGGCTAAGGACATAGCCCAGAAGTACGGTTTGAGGGCTACCTTCATGCCCAAGCCCTTCTGGGGTATGAACGGTAGTGGCGCCCATACGCACATTAGTGTCTGGAAGGATGGCAGGAACCTATTCCAGAGCAACACGGGCAAGATAACCGAGGAGTGTGGCTACGCCATAAGCTCAATACTATCCAACGCAAGGGCCCTGAGCGCCTTTGTGGCGCCACTGGTAAATTCATACAAGAGGTTGGTGCCTCATTATGAAGCACCAACAAGGCTCGTTTGGGGATATGCCAACAGAAGCGCTATGATCAGGATACCGCAGTATAAAATGAGGATTAATAGGATTGAGTATAGGCACCCAGACCCCTCAATGAACCCATACCTAGCCTTCGCGACAATCGTACTAACAATACTAAAGGGACTTGATGAGAAGAAGGAGCCCCCACCACCAACCGATGAAGTGGCCTATGAACTGCCTAATGCACCCGAAACCCCAGCGACTATAGAGGATGCAGTCAGGGAGCTATCTAAGAGCTTCCTAGCCTCGGCATTACCGAGTGAGTTGGTAAGTGCTTACATAAGGATGAAGCTCAATGAGTGGGAGGACTACCTAACCAAGGTGGGTAGTTGGGAGAAGACCTGGAACGTAATAACTGACTGGGAGTATAGTAGGTATTTAATAACTGCATAA
- the trxA gene encoding thioredoxin has protein sequence MSEEEREIIERIYRKIITSGLREGHKQPRCPVGVQLLGNDLKNAISKCKASLVDFYADWCIPCKILEPIINKLSQVYAGKILFARVNADEHPEVAMEFEVMSLPTVILFRNGEEVYRIIGAVDYNTMRRYIEAFLID, from the coding sequence ATGAGTGAGGAGGAGAGGGAGATCATAGAGAGGATTTACAGGAAAATAATAACTTCGGGCCTTAGGGAGGGCCATAAACAACCCCGGTGCCCAGTGGGTGTTCAATTACTTGGCAATGACCTTAAGAACGCCATTAGCAAGTGTAAGGCGTCGTTAGTGGATTTCTACGCCGATTGGTGCATACCCTGTAAAATACTTGAACCAATAATAAACAAGCTATCCCAGGTCTACGCTGGCAAGATACTCTTTGCCCGTGTTAATGCGGATGAGCATCCTGAGGTGGCCATGGAGTTCGAGGTAATGTCCCTACCCACCGTAATACTGTTCAGGAATGGTGAGGAGGTTTACAGGATAATAGGGGCCGTGGATTATAACACAATGCGTAGGTACATAGAGGCATTCCTCATTGATTAA
- the trm10 gene encoding tRNA (adenine(9)-N1)-methyltransferase Trm10, with product MILGNELLQLLRGLGIGTLCIPRGFKCRGDYLQCIAVQLLIGKYEVCPEGMGKVALMLSGDARLLRGDLTKCDASLTRVGTCPKPLNIALIPPREPLFIVDLALWHRHTESEKNELVEQLLASISTVRNYLWDGNLVFSSINDEIIKRIARFAVNARFRVIIDKGGPPSILNSVFLDPEGDCVLNEELIGKTSAFIIGGIVDKERRTKGESYELYMHHKLTIPRCRIELRGSVVGVPDRINKIIEIILRTRYETHNLERAIIMSMSKRDRINRLFYELQRASYTVRGVGLKVIPSPMLEHINWMNATNEEVKMALMKARVNVVSYEEFLRYLEQGVIKEGPWSRRYAHVVKDKNP from the coding sequence ATGATATTAGGTAATGAGTTGCTGCAACTGCTTAGGGGATTGGGTATTGGAACTTTGTGCATACCCAGGGGTTTTAAGTGCCGTGGTGATTACCTCCAGTGCATTGCCGTTCAATTACTAATAGGTAAGTACGAGGTGTGCCCAGAAGGTATGGGTAAGGTTGCATTAATGCTAAGCGGTGATGCACGACTATTAAGGGGCGACCTCACCAAATGTGATGCATCACTAACCAGGGTAGGCACATGCCCCAAACCGCTCAATATAGCACTCATACCCCCAAGGGAGCCCCTCTTCATAGTGGACCTGGCCCTATGGCATAGGCATACGGAGAGTGAGAAGAATGAGTTAGTGGAGCAGCTCCTGGCGTCAATAAGCACGGTTCGGAATTACCTCTGGGATGGTAACCTGGTATTCTCGAGCATTAATGATGAGATTATTAAACGCATCGCTAGGTTTGCCGTGAATGCTAGGTTTCGAGTAATTATTGATAAGGGCGGGCCACCATCAATCCTCAACTCCGTATTCCTGGACCCCGAGGGTGATTGTGTATTGAATGAGGAGTTGATAGGTAAAACCAGCGCCTTTATAATCGGGGGCATTGTGGATAAGGAAAGGAGAACCAAGGGCGAGTCTTACGAATTATACATGCATCATAAACTCACCATACCCAGGTGCAGGATTGAATTGAGAGGGTCCGTGGTGGGTGTTCCTGATAGGATAAATAAGATCATTGAGATAATACTGAGGACAAGGTACGAAACCCACAATCTCGAGAGGGCCATAATAATGAGCATGTCCAAGAGGGATAGGATTAATAGGTTATTCTATGAGTTGCAAAGGGCATCCTACACGGTGAGGGGAGTTGGTTTAAAGGTGATACCAAGCCCCATGCTAGAGCACATAAACTGGATGAATGCGACCAATGAGGAGGTTAAGATGGCCCTCATGAAGGCCAGGGTTAATGTGGTGAGTTATGAAGAATTCCTAAGATACCTAGAGCAGGGCGTTATTAAGGAGGGCCCATGGAGCCGCAGGTATGCCCATGTGGTAAAAGATAAAAACCCATGA
- a CDS encoding 50S ribosomal protein L34e has protein sequence MPRPALRSRSLRRISMKTPGGRRVTHYEKRFSSKPQCAICGKPLSGIDMARVKTRHLRGLTVSRPYGGYVCHRCLALALRLAVRSS, from the coding sequence ATGCCAAGGCCAGCGCTGCGATCGAGATCACTGAGGAGGATAAGCATGAAAACTCCAGGGGGTAGGAGGGTGACTCATTATGAAAAGAGGTTTTCCTCAAAGCCCCAATGTGCCATTTGCGGAAAGCCCCTGAGTGGTATTGACATGGCCAGGGTTAAGACTAGGCACTTGAGAGGCTTGACGGTATCGAGGCCCTACGGAGGGTATGTATGCCATAGGTGCCTAGCCCTCGCCCTTAGACTTGCCGTGAGGTCGTCATAA
- the amrB gene encoding AmmeMemoRadiSam system protein B translates to MPQVRKPAVAGYFYEADRDKLRERIEWSIRHQLGPGQLVKQPREGYSSLPIVVVPHAGYIYSGPIAAMSFAEIYRFHNPRTFIIVGPNHYGVGSPVAIYPEGAWETPLGTVEIDTEIARELMRRVKYLEPDPYAFAQEHSVEVQVPFIQYIFGNNVKIVPIILWRQSKEVALDLGNAIGEVISNYEPGAVVYVASSDWNHYEPHEVTVEKDMRAIDPVLRLDLDSFFDALERYDVSACGYGAVATAIVAAKRLGVKNVILLRHATSGDTSGYTLETVGYASIAFYR, encoded by the coding sequence ATGCCCCAGGTTAGGAAACCCGCCGTTGCCGGTTACTTCTATGAGGCCGATAGGGATAAGCTGAGGGAACGCATTGAGTGGTCAATAAGGCATCAACTGGGCCCTGGGCAGTTGGTTAAGCAACCCCGTGAGGGCTACTCCTCACTACCCATTGTGGTGGTTCCCCACGCGGGTTACATCTACTCAGGGCCCATAGCCGCCATGTCCTTCGCGGAGATATACAGGTTTCATAACCCAAGGACGTTCATAATAGTGGGGCCCAACCACTACGGCGTGGGATCCCCAGTGGCCATATACCCAGAGGGTGCCTGGGAGACTCCCCTGGGCACTGTGGAGATAGACACCGAGATTGCCAGGGAATTGATGAGGAGGGTTAAGTACCTGGAGCCTGATCCCTACGCCTTTGCCCAGGAGCACTCCGTGGAGGTTCAGGTACCCTTTATTCAGTACATATTCGGTAATAATGTCAAGATAGTCCCCATAATACTGTGGAGGCAGAGTAAGGAGGTGGCCCTGGACCTTGGCAACGCAATAGGTGAGGTAATTAGCAATTACGAGCCAGGCGCCGTGGTCTACGTAGCCTCAAGCGATTGGAATCATTACGAACCCCATGAGGTGACGGTGGAGAAGGACATGAGGGCCATAGACCCAGTACTAAGGCTTGACCTGGACTCCTTCTTCGATGCATTGGAGAGGTACGACGTCTCCGCGTGCGGTTATGGTGCCGTAGCCACCGCCATAGTTGCCGCCAAGAGGCTTGGTGTCAAGAACGTGATCCTACTGAGGCACGCCACGTCGGGAGACACCAGTGGTTACACACTGGAGACCGTGGGTTACGCATCCATAGCGTTCTACAGGTAA
- a CDS encoding CBS domain-containing protein — MDFTADKLIRRKPIVIDSNATVKDAVNLMAKENIGLVVIVNAQGDPVGVISERDVIRALAQGKNLNSKVTEVGTVGKLITVKPSDSIYKVALLMNDHGIRHVLVVNNEGKLQGVISIRDIISEQRVISRLAEVAEAKPSEEIRGGD; from the coding sequence ATGGACTTTACGGCGGACAAACTAATAAGGAGAAAACCAATCGTAATCGATAGTAATGCAACCGTAAAGGATGCTGTGAATTTAATGGCTAAGGAGAACATAGGGTTAGTGGTCATAGTGAACGCCCAGGGAGACCCAGTTGGGGTTATTTCAGAGAGGGATGTGATTAGGGCCTTGGCCCAGGGGAAGAATTTAAACTCAAAGGTCACCGAGGTGGGTACGGTGGGGAAGCTAATCACGGTAAAGCCCAGTGATTCCATTTACAAAGTTGCGTTGCTCATGAATGACCATGGAATACGACATGTACTTGTGGTTAATAATGAAGGCAAGCTGCAGGGCGTTATATCAATTAGGGACATAATAAGTGAGCAGAGGGTTATTTCCAGGTTGGCTGAGGTTGCTGAGGCAAAGCCATCCGAGGAGATTAGGGGCGGTGATTGA